One part of the Cyclobacteriaceae bacterium genome encodes these proteins:
- a CDS encoding ABC transporter permease — MLLNYLKIALRNLQRNFTYSFINIFGLSIGIACSILIMLWIADEYQFDRFHEKRDNLYKVMMNQTFSGKVGSQIAMPYPLKDALPEYSSKIKHTVITNWGEGFLLTADENKITKVGLAVSEDFLKIFTFPLVQGDVNTALNEQNSIVLTESVAKALFGNEDPLNKLVKIDNNQELKVTGVMRDFPDQTTFSNYHYLIPFSFIESIQAWVRQSRERWDNNSFQLYVELEPGSTLEEVNTSIKDIVKKNSADTLTQPQVFLHPVSDLRLYSKFENGKATGGMIEYVRLFGAIAIFVLLIACINFMNLATARSEKRAREVGIRKSIGSRKKELVAQFLGESLLITTFAFFVAVVLVELSLPMYNTLVNKRLLIDYSNPYLWGSAVALILVTGILAGSYPAFYLSSFQPVKVLKGKIQTGKHTSLPRKILVTLQFGFSIFLIIGTIVIYKQIMHVKDREIGFDRENLMMIWINTELSDSYETIKNELIATGAVKHVTKSNSPVTSIFANNIVEWPGMEPGTRVIFSTIATEYDYVKTMGINLLEGRDFSREFNDSTSVIINQAAVDVMGLTEPVGSKVNMWGGEFTIVGVTENVIMNSPFEPVAPMVVVFEPEWNSTITLRLEKTSDLSGAINKVEDVFKRLNPTYPFAYRFADVEFDKKFSSINLVGNLAKVFAALALIITALGLFGLAAFTAEQRSKEVSIRKVLGASVAGLVLMISKDFARLVIFSFVLFAPLAGWFLTGFLEEYPYRITIPWWIYPLAGLSALIVALVIVSTQALRAAVNNPVNSLRNE, encoded by the coding sequence ATGCTACTGAACTATTTAAAAATCGCCCTGCGTAATCTTCAACGAAACTTTACGTATTCGTTCATCAACATTTTCGGGTTATCCATCGGTATTGCCTGCAGTATCTTAATAATGCTGTGGATTGCCGATGAATATCAGTTTGATCGCTTTCATGAAAAGCGGGACAACTTATATAAGGTAATGATGAACCAAACCTTTTCCGGAAAGGTAGGTTCACAAATAGCTATGCCCTATCCGTTAAAGGATGCTCTACCAGAATACTCATCAAAAATCAAGCATACCGTAATTACCAATTGGGGCGAAGGCTTTTTGCTCACGGCCGATGAAAATAAAATCACCAAGGTTGGCCTGGCCGTAAGCGAAGATTTTCTTAAGATTTTCACCTTCCCGTTGGTGCAGGGCGATGTGAATACAGCACTTAACGAACAAAATTCAATTGTGTTAACGGAAAGTGTTGCAAAAGCCTTGTTTGGTAATGAAGATCCGCTGAATAAGCTGGTAAAAATTGATAATAACCAGGAGTTGAAAGTTACAGGAGTTATGAGGGACTTTCCCGATCAAACAACTTTTTCCAATTACCATTACCTGATTCCATTCTCCTTTATTGAATCGATACAAGCCTGGGTGCGTCAATCACGCGAACGGTGGGACAATAATTCATTTCAACTGTATGTGGAACTTGAGCCGGGCAGTACGCTGGAAGAAGTTAACACCTCTATAAAAGACATTGTAAAGAAAAACAGTGCAGATACACTCACCCAGCCGCAAGTATTCCTCCATCCGGTATCCGACCTAAGGCTTTACTCAAAATTTGAAAATGGAAAAGCAACGGGTGGCATGATTGAGTACGTAAGACTTTTCGGTGCCATCGCCATTTTTGTATTACTCATTGCCTGCATTAATTTTATGAACCTGGCCACGGCCCGCTCAGAAAAAAGGGCACGCGAAGTAGGCATCCGAAAAAGTATTGGCTCACGAAAAAAAGAACTGGTCGCCCAGTTTTTAGGTGAGTCGCTGCTCATTACAACCTTTGCCTTTTTTGTTGCCGTTGTGTTGGTGGAGTTATCGCTACCGATGTACAACACCCTGGTGAACAAGAGACTTTTAATCGACTATTCAAATCCATACTTATGGGGTAGTGCCGTTGCCTTGATTTTAGTTACCGGAATCCTTGCCGGCAGTTACCCTGCCTTTTACCTCTCCTCCTTTCAACCGGTAAAAGTCTTAAAAGGAAAAATCCAAACCGGTAAGCACACAAGTTTGCCACGTAAAATTTTGGTTACGCTACAGTTTGGCTTCTCCATCTTCCTGATCATCGGCACAATCGTAATCTATAAGCAGATTATGCATGTGAAGGACCGTGAGATTGGGTTTGACCGCGAAAACCTGATGATGATTTGGATCAATACTGAGTTATCCGATAGTTATGAAACAATTAAAAATGAATTAATTGCAACAGGCGCAGTTAAGCACGTAACAAAATCCAATAGCCCGGTAACATCAATTTTTGCCAACAACATTGTGGAGTGGCCCGGTATGGAACCGGGAACGCGGGTTATTTTCAGCACCATTGCCACCGAATATGATTATGTAAAAACGATGGGCATTAACCTGTTGGAGGGCAGGGATTTTTCAAGAGAATTTAATGATAGCACCAGTGTGATTATTAACCAGGCCGCTGTAGATGTTATGGGTCTTACCGAGCCTGTCGGATCAAAAGTTAACATGTGGGGCGGGGAGTTTACGATTGTTGGCGTTACCGAGAACGTCATCATGAATTCACCTTTCGAACCGGTAGCACCCATGGTTGTTGTTTTTGAGCCGGAATGGAACAGCACCATCACCCTTCGGTTAGAAAAAACTTCGGATTTATCCGGAGCGATTAACAAAGTAGAAGATGTCTTTAAACGATTGAACCCAACCTATCCTTTTGCCTACCGTTTTGCCGATGTGGAGTTTGATAAAAAATTCTCATCGATAAACCTGGTTGGTAACCTGGCAAAAGTGTTTGCCGCCCTGGCACTGATTATCACTGCACTTGGGTTGTTTGGCCTTGCTGCTTTCACGGCAGAACAACGCTCGAAAGAAGTGAGCATCCGCAAAGTGCTGGGAGCCTCTGTAGCCGGACTGGTATTAATGATCTCCAAAGATTTCGCACGATTGGTTATTTTTTCATTCGTACTTTTTGCCCCCTTGGCAGGCTGGTTCTTAACCGGCTTCCTGGAGGAATATCCTTACCGCATTACCATACCGTGGTGGATATACCCACTGGCTGGCCTCTCTGCCTTAATCGTAGCCTTAGTTATTGTTAGCACCCAAGCCTTACGGGCAGCGGTAAATAACCCGGTAAACAGTTTACGCAACGAATAA
- a CDS encoding ABC transporter permease, whose translation MLFNYLKVALRSIFRNKLTSFINIAGLALALTSALLITFYVVDELSYDRHHPAADRLYRVTRYFYDQDGNASLKLANVAPPIGMLMRNDFPEIEKLCRMLPLNTTVTLPEEGVENKSFRERNIFISEPEIFELFDIELTEGNKATALEKPATILLSEPAAEKYFGTTQIQGKTLQVFGFPVQVTGVFKPFRGQSHFHPDFLISFSTLNDSTIYGRRGLETNWGNNSFGTYFLLKEGEQPKALESKLPDFLDKHFGTFARANFGAAPDFVASKVTSLQLQKVSDIHLHSHLDDELEPPGNINTVYLMGTIGLFIILIASFNFINLSTAQATKRSKEVGIRKVAGAFKTQLMGQYLSESVLIALFSCLLALGAGYSGLEWLNSFTGKSISYFSQPLIIILMVAGSVTVGLLAGLYPAVIISGFKPAVILKGKQTGGKPVLRRALVVVQFAISIVLIIATGIIFSQLQYLNKKDLGYAKDQVITLPYYSQLNDNYDAFYNALTGHSAIKNSGRSSRIPTGRLLDSMGAQMRKGDSLQSVGSRIAYIRVDYTFFDTYGIPFVAGRNFSKEVRTDDSLGYVLNETALVAMGINDPASLIDQEFSYGGVNGKVIGVVKDFHFESLHQVINPMIFLIQRPAYNNLSIQVAGNNFQEGLNHIEKVWREFLPNQLFEFTFMNERYNNLYQNELKQSQLFTGFSMLAIFIACLGLFGLATFNTLQRVKEIGIRKVLGASVPSILTLLSREIIMLVIVANIIAWPVAWYFMEKWLSGFAYHINMSVLLYLLAAGVAILIAILTVSSQTLKAAMSNPATTLRYE comes from the coding sequence ATGCTCTTTAATTACCTGAAAGTTGCCTTGCGTTCCATCTTTCGCAACAAGCTCACCTCCTTTATCAATATTGCTGGTCTTGCACTGGCGCTTACCAGCGCTTTGCTCATTACCTTTTATGTGGTGGATGAGTTGAGTTATGACAGGCATCACCCGGCTGCCGATCGGCTGTATCGGGTAACGCGTTATTTCTACGATCAGGATGGGAACGCCAGCTTAAAGTTGGCCAACGTGGCCCCGCCTATTGGTATGCTCATGCGTAATGATTTTCCGGAAATAGAAAAACTCTGTCGCATGCTCCCCCTGAATACAACCGTAACGTTGCCTGAAGAAGGCGTGGAGAATAAATCATTTAGAGAACGGAACATTTTTATAAGCGAGCCGGAAATATTCGAATTGTTTGATATTGAGTTGACAGAGGGAAACAAAGCCACTGCGCTGGAAAAACCAGCAACCATTTTATTATCGGAACCTGCTGCTGAAAAATATTTTGGCACCACACAGATTCAAGGAAAAACCCTGCAGGTATTCGGTTTTCCCGTACAGGTAACCGGAGTGTTCAAGCCCTTCCGCGGGCAATCCCATTTTCATCCCGACTTTCTCATTTCGTTCAGCACCCTGAATGATTCAACTATTTATGGAAGACGGGGGCTCGAGACCAACTGGGGAAACAATTCTTTTGGTACCTACTTTTTACTGAAGGAAGGCGAACAGCCAAAAGCACTCGAAAGCAAGCTTCCGGATTTTCTTGACAAACATTTTGGAACTTTTGCACGCGCCAACTTTGGGGCAGCACCCGATTTTGTTGCCTCCAAAGTCACCAGTCTTCAACTTCAAAAAGTTTCTGATATACATTTACATTCTCATCTGGATGATGAACTTGAACCTCCCGGTAACATCAACACCGTGTACCTGATGGGAACCATCGGGTTGTTCATCATTCTCATCGCCTCTTTCAATTTTATTAACCTGAGCACCGCACAGGCAACCAAACGTTCCAAAGAAGTAGGCATTCGAAAAGTTGCTGGTGCTTTCAAAACACAATTGATGGGACAGTACCTGAGCGAGTCTGTTTTAATTGCCCTGTTTTCATGTCTGCTTGCCCTTGGTGCAGGGTATAGTGGGTTAGAATGGCTTAATAGTTTTACCGGCAAGTCCATTAGCTACTTTAGTCAGCCCCTTATCATCATCCTTATGGTGGCTGGCTCTGTAACGGTCGGGTTACTGGCAGGGCTATATCCTGCTGTTATCATATCAGGATTTAAACCGGCCGTCATCTTAAAAGGAAAACAAACTGGCGGAAAGCCTGTGCTCCGCAGGGCATTGGTGGTGGTGCAATTTGCGATTTCTATTGTGTTGATTATTGCAACTGGAATAATTTTCAGTCAGCTTCAATACCTGAATAAAAAAGATCTGGGGTATGCCAAGGATCAGGTTATCACGCTGCCTTACTACAGTCAGCTAAACGATAATTATGATGCATTTTACAACGCCTTAACCGGGCACTCGGCTATAAAAAATTCGGGGCGCTCCTCTCGTATTCCAACCGGCAGGTTACTCGATTCCATGGGCGCACAAATGCGAAAAGGTGATTCACTTCAAAGTGTGGGATCACGCATTGCTTATATTCGTGTTGACTATACCTTTTTCGATACCTATGGTATTCCTTTTGTTGCCGGAAGAAACTTTTCAAAAGAAGTACGTACCGATGATTCGCTTGGTTATGTATTGAATGAAACAGCTTTGGTGGCTATGGGTATTAACGATCCTGCGTCACTAATCGACCAGGAATTTTCATACGGTGGTGTCAACGGCAAAGTGATTGGTGTTGTGAAAGATTTCCATTTTGAATCCCTGCACCAGGTTATCAACCCAATGATTTTTCTGATTCAACGACCAGCATACAATAATCTTTCCATTCAGGTGGCCGGTAATAATTTCCAGGAAGGACTGAACCACATCGAAAAAGTATGGCGGGAATTTTTACCCAATCAGTTATTCGAATTTACTTTTATGAACGAACGGTACAACAACCTCTATCAAAATGAACTGAAGCAAAGTCAGTTGTTCACAGGTTTCTCCATGCTGGCCATTTTTATTGCTTGCCTCGGATTGTTCGGCTTAGCCACCTTTAATACCTTGCAACGGGTAAAAGAAATTGGTATCCGTAAAGTTCTTGGCGCTTCTGTTCCCAGCATACTCACGTTACTCTCGCGTGAAATTATTATGCTGGTTATTGTTGCCAATATTATTGCGTGGCCGGTTGCGTGGTACTTCATGGAGAAATGGCTTAGTGGTTTTGCTTACCATATCAACATGAGTGTTTTGCTCTACTTGCTGGCTGCCGGGGTGGCCATACTGATTGCCATCCTCACGGTTAGTTCGCAAACACTAAAAGCGGCTATGAGCAACCCGGCTACTACGTTACGCTATGAGTAA
- a CDS encoding ABC transporter permease: MLRNYILTTLRILSRQKVYSAINIFGLTIGITSTLLLILYIVDEISYDRFHTDADRMYRSVMSAKLNDQEFSTIYTGLPMPEALLKDVPAVESVIRVAKWNTIPVRFDDKTFTENRFLLSDSNFFNFFSFQLLVGNPKEVLNGPNKVVITESTAKKYFGYTGPGDLSPIGKMFFIGSQGETKAEVTGIAADVPHNSHLKFDFLLSITTWEQLNYPIWLNSAVVSYFKIRPNTTIEDVDNKYDFFVNTYIAKEIEMFLQMTMQQLAESGSYIRFSSQPLTSIHLHSQLSDELEPNGNIRYLYLFGMIAIFLIVLACINFMNLSTARAANRAKEVGIRKTIGALRHKLIGQFMMESYLYTIIAILLALMLVSFSLNFFNSITAKNIAFTSLLSPMFLGGLFVFTIVIGALAGSYPAFYLTAFKPAEVLKGKVRAGFKSSGIRNALVVFQFFISIGLIIATLMVFQQLKFVQQQNLGFDKRNIMTLLHTLNLAKNGEAFKNELKQYPEIESVTFANRMPPNVDWNSVFRIPDTGQEQMLTVYTIDYDGLETMGYQLAEGRFFSRDFKTDTATCLINEAAFRQLGWDTYEGKKILSRFNTMEGNELEVIGIIKNFNYESLKSNIRPMIIMLGPEPNFEAGIRFASDDIQRNIKLVEEVWKKYAPQAPLEYSFLDSNFAAKYKAEERMGQVFIIFTGLAIIIACLGLLGLATYSAEQRAKEISIRKVMGATVSQVVFLLSKDFAKLIVVAFVLAIPLTWYLLERYWLEGFAYRIHFNPWIIASAGLVALVVALLTISIQAFRAAMGNPVDSLRGE, translated from the coding sequence ATGTTACGCAACTACATCCTTACCACCCTTCGCATATTAAGTCGCCAAAAGGTTTACTCGGCTATTAACATCTTCGGGTTAACGATTGGTATTACCAGCACCTTATTGCTGATTCTTTACATTGTAGATGAGATCAGCTACGATCGTTTTCATACCGATGCTGATCGTATGTATCGCAGTGTAATGTCTGCCAAACTGAATGATCAGGAGTTCAGCACCATCTACACCGGCCTGCCCATGCCGGAGGCGCTGCTCAAAGATGTGCCTGCAGTAGAATCCGTTATTCGGGTAGCCAAATGGAATACAATTCCTGTACGGTTTGATGACAAAACCTTTACCGAAAATCGTTTTCTATTGTCGGATTCAAACTTTTTTAATTTTTTCAGTTTTCAACTACTGGTTGGAAATCCGAAAGAGGTTTTGAACGGTCCAAATAAAGTTGTGATTACCGAATCAACCGCTAAAAAATATTTTGGTTATACCGGACCCGGTGATCTTTCCCCTATAGGAAAAATGTTTTTCATCGGCAGCCAAGGTGAAACAAAAGCAGAAGTAACTGGCATTGCTGCCGATGTTCCGCACAATTCACACCTGAAGTTTGATTTCCTTCTTTCCATCACAACATGGGAGCAATTAAATTATCCTATCTGGCTTAACAGTGCTGTTGTATCATACTTTAAAATCAGACCCAACACCACCATTGAAGATGTGGATAATAAGTATGACTTTTTTGTCAATACGTACATCGCGAAAGAAATTGAGATGTTCCTTCAAATGACGATGCAGCAATTGGCTGAAAGCGGAAGTTATATAAGGTTCAGTTCGCAACCGCTTACCAGTATCCATTTGCATTCGCAACTTTCAGATGAACTTGAACCCAACGGCAACATCCGGTATCTCTACCTGTTCGGGATGATCGCCATCTTTCTGATTGTATTGGCGTGTATCAACTTTATGAACCTGAGCACGGCACGGGCAGCCAATCGCGCCAAGGAAGTAGGCATTCGTAAAACCATTGGGGCGTTGCGCCATAAGCTTATTGGTCAGTTTATGATGGAATCGTATCTGTACACGATCATTGCCATTCTGCTGGCGCTGATGCTGGTGTCCTTTTCGTTGAATTTCTTTAATTCCATCACCGCTAAAAACATTGCTTTTACTTCCTTACTTAGCCCTATGTTCCTGGGAGGTCTGTTTGTCTTTACAATAGTTATCGGTGCACTGGCCGGAAGCTACCCTGCCTTTTACCTTACCGCCTTCAAACCTGCAGAAGTGTTGAAAGGAAAAGTACGGGCAGGTTTTAAAAGTTCAGGTATCCGAAATGCGTTGGTGGTGTTTCAGTTTTTTATTTCCATTGGGTTAATCATTGCAACCCTGATGGTGTTTCAACAACTCAAATTTGTTCAGCAGCAAAACCTGGGGTTCGATAAACGAAATATCATGACGCTCCTTCACACTCTGAATCTCGCTAAAAATGGTGAAGCCTTTAAGAACGAATTGAAACAATACCCGGAAATTGAAAGTGTTACCTTCGCTAACCGCATGCCGCCCAATGTAGATTGGAATTCAGTATTCCGGATACCTGATACCGGTCAAGAACAAATGCTTACCGTGTATACTATCGACTATGATGGCCTGGAAACTATGGGGTATCAACTCGCTGAAGGCCGGTTTTTCTCCCGTGATTTCAAAACTGATACGGCAACATGCTTGATTAACGAAGCAGCATTCCGTCAACTTGGCTGGGATACTTATGAGGGTAAGAAGATTCTTTCCCGATTCAACACGATGGAAGGTAATGAGCTGGAAGTGATTGGTATAATAAAAAATTTCAATTATGAATCATTGAAAAGCAACATCCGGCCCATGATTATTATGTTGGGACCAGAACCAAACTTTGAAGCCGGTATACGCTTTGCATCCGATGATATTCAGAGGAATATCAAATTGGTTGAAGAAGTCTGGAAGAAATACGCGCCTCAGGCACCGCTTGAGTACAGCTTTCTCGATTCAAACTTCGCTGCAAAATATAAAGCAGAAGAACGCATGGGTCAGGTGTTCATCATCTTCACCGGGTTGGCCATTATCATTGCGTGTTTAGGGTTGCTCGGACTTGCCACCTATTCGGCAGAACAACGTGCCAAAGAAATCAGTATCCGTAAAGTGATGGGTGCCACGGTAAGTCAGGTGGTGTTTTTATTAAGTAAAGACTTCGCCAAACTCATTGTTGTGGCTTTTGTACTGGCCATACCTTTAACATGGTACCTGCTTGAGCGTTATTGGCTTGAGGGTTTCGCATATCGCATTCATTTTAATCCATGGATTATTGCTTCCGCTGGTTTGGTGGCACTTGTTGTTGCTTTGCTTACCATAAGCATACAAGCTTTCCGCGCAGCGATGGGCAATCCGGTAGATTCATTGAGGGGTGAGTAA